The proteins below come from a single Marinobacter bohaiensis genomic window:
- a CDS encoding ketopantoate reductase family protein, producing MTESTVPPILIIGAGAMGRTWAAHLQPTRPVVFATRRSPGDTVSYLMTDTDGVQRHVSIPLWDHLQSLSAALVMTKAPDAEAAVERLQADLPAHLPLVLFQNGMGSQQTIRDRFGPHHPVLAASTTEGAYIASEGHLVHAGRGTTWLGGLNDSGRASVDTVRPLLTPCGLRLDVDPDIEARLWQKLAINAGINPFTALLDCPNGEILGTPYFEERIGAVCREVSALMQHEGRHASPTALEQQVRDVARRTAANSSSMRQDVRAGRSTEIDMMNGFVARASAAAGLAAPVNQALADAVKAL from the coding sequence ATGACCGAATCGACCGTTCCCCCGATCCTGATCATCGGCGCCGGCGCCATGGGCCGCACCTGGGCGGCGCATCTGCAGCCCACTCGGCCCGTGGTCTTTGCCACCCGCCGCTCGCCGGGCGATACCGTCAGCTATCTGATGACGGACACCGACGGCGTCCAGCGCCACGTCTCCATTCCCCTCTGGGATCACCTGCAGTCGCTCTCGGCCGCCCTGGTCATGACCAAGGCGCCAGACGCCGAGGCTGCGGTTGAGCGGCTTCAGGCCGATCTCCCCGCGCACCTTCCACTGGTTCTCTTCCAGAACGGCATGGGCAGCCAACAGACAATCCGGGACCGTTTCGGGCCTCACCACCCGGTGCTGGCCGCGTCCACCACCGAGGGCGCCTACATCGCATCGGAAGGCCATCTGGTCCACGCCGGTCGCGGCACCACCTGGCTGGGTGGACTGAACGATTCCGGTCGCGCCAGCGTAGATACCGTGCGCCCGTTGCTGACTCCCTGCGGCCTGCGCCTGGACGTCGACCCGGATATTGAGGCGCGACTGTGGCAGAAACTGGCGATCAACGCCGGCATCAACCCGTTTACCGCCCTGCTCGACTGCCCCAACGGTGAGATCCTGGGAACGCCCTACTTCGAGGAACGCATCGGCGCGGTGTGTCGCGAGGTGAGCGCGTTGATGCAGCACGAGGGGCGCCACGCCAGCCCGACAGCGCTGGAACAGCAGGTGCGGGACGTGGCCCGGCGCACGGCGGCCAACAGCTCGTCAATGCGCCAGGACGTACGCGCCGGACGAAGCACCGAAATAGACATGATGAACGGGTTCGTCGCCCGGGCTTCGGCCGCCGCCGGGCTGGCCGCTCCGGTCAACCAAGCCCTGGCCGACGCTGTAAAAGCACTCTGA
- a CDS encoding cob(I)yrinic acid a,c-diamide adenosyltransferase, whose product MGYRLSKIYTKTGDDGSTGLADGSRIAKNAQRVDAMGTVDELNCQIGVLIEELDGEAELATLLRQIQHHLFDLGGEFAIPGSHMIGDGHIEWLENTLDEWNEALPPLKNFILPGGRRDAAHCHLARAICRRGERVVVALGHEDSINDASRRYLNRLSDLLFVFARILARRNGGEEVLWSPSPDKPKD is encoded by the coding sequence ATGGGTTATCGACTTTCCAAGATCTATACGAAGACCGGGGACGACGGCTCCACCGGGCTGGCGGACGGCAGCCGCATTGCCAAGAACGCCCAACGGGTGGACGCCATGGGCACCGTCGACGAACTGAACTGCCAGATCGGCGTGCTGATTGAAGAACTGGACGGGGAGGCCGAACTGGCGACGCTGCTGCGCCAGATCCAACACCATCTGTTCGACCTGGGCGGCGAGTTCGCCATACCGGGCAGCCACATGATCGGCGACGGCCACATCGAGTGGCTGGAAAACACGCTGGACGAATGGAATGAAGCCTTACCGCCGCTGAAAAACTTCATCCTGCCCGGCGGTCGGCGCGACGCCGCACACTGCCATCTGGCCCGCGCCATCTGCCGCCGCGGCGAGCGGGTGGTGGTGGCCCTTGGGCACGAAGATTCCATTAACGACGCTTCGCGCCGCTACCTGAACCGGTTGTCGGACCTGCTGTTCGTGTTTGCCCGCATCCTCGCCCGCCGCAATGGCGGCGAGGAGGTACTCTGGTCCCCTTCCCCGGATAAGCCCAAAGACTGA
- a CDS encoding methyl-accepting chemotaxis protein, with the protein MSQLLYPAVALMNRLPMIYKFGLISVLFLLPIGGLSYLLVSQLNQSIAAISEEAEGLTQLDRVNALVRAAYDYRDYRAVGKVRNDDAFLSMSDEAAQRIDGTLEALQASRPGFDHNGAWNAQVAAVGQAWQQLRQEDIFQSNIDPQIGYYQEFVQKTRALLESTLKVSGLARDADPDNQMLLQLAANSVHDSASLEGRVRAFGIYALDQGTVGYALADVMNGLFDELTSLNSRIESEFQVAVGASPVLKQHADAIDSVVQSSVAVRDALDVNVITPYRLEMSWQDFDALVTPEIERHFALQDTLFSIVRGNLEARLADEAGQRLTIFLVLGALLLVVVYLYLGFFLSVRTAINRFGAAARQVAAGDMTAQIQLDNRDELGALTGEFNNMTRHMAELVRSVSRTTGDVDGQASRVNDSASANSEAVTRQMAETDQISDAMQQMVDTVQEVAESAQRASDSAGHAEKDAETGRQVVAETVDTIHTLAHEIRGAVDVINRVSQDSDSISQVLVEIKAIAEQTNLLALNAAIEAARAGEQGRGFAVVADEVRSLSQRTHRSTEDIEEMIGRLQGGVREAVSAMTNSHEVTDATVAKSSEVTDALEKILAGISTIVDMSHQIAQASEEQSAVAKNINTNVEQITDLGHRTAGNAQETLSAAQEMSGLTGELRRLVASFRV; encoded by the coding sequence GTGAGTCAACTGCTGTATCCTGCCGTCGCGCTGATGAACCGGTTGCCGATGATCTATAAGTTCGGCCTCATCAGTGTCCTGTTCCTGCTGCCGATTGGCGGCCTGTCCTACCTGCTGGTCAGCCAGCTCAACCAGTCCATCGCCGCCATCAGTGAAGAGGCGGAAGGATTGACGCAACTGGACCGTGTTAATGCGCTGGTCCGTGCCGCGTACGACTACCGTGACTACCGCGCCGTTGGCAAGGTGCGCAATGATGACGCGTTCCTGTCCATGAGTGATGAAGCCGCACAGCGGATTGACGGGACCCTCGAGGCGCTGCAGGCGTCCCGGCCCGGATTCGACCACAACGGCGCCTGGAATGCGCAGGTCGCTGCGGTGGGGCAGGCGTGGCAGCAGCTCCGACAGGAAGACATTTTCCAGAGCAACATCGATCCCCAGATTGGTTACTACCAGGAATTCGTGCAGAAGACCCGGGCGCTGCTGGAATCGACGCTGAAGGTGTCCGGTCTGGCCCGGGATGCCGATCCGGACAACCAGATGCTGCTGCAGCTGGCCGCCAACTCGGTCCATGATTCGGCCAGCCTTGAGGGGCGAGTGCGCGCCTTCGGTATCTACGCGCTGGATCAGGGCACCGTGGGCTATGCCCTGGCCGATGTGATGAACGGTCTTTTCGACGAGCTTACGAGTCTCAACAGCCGCATTGAGTCGGAATTCCAGGTCGCGGTTGGCGCGTCCCCGGTCCTGAAGCAGCATGCCGACGCGATTGATTCGGTGGTGCAGAGCAGCGTCGCGGTGCGCGATGCACTGGATGTGAACGTCATTACGCCGTACCGGCTGGAAATGTCCTGGCAGGACTTTGATGCCCTGGTGACGCCAGAGATCGAGCGTCATTTTGCCCTGCAGGACACCCTGTTCAGCATTGTGCGCGGCAATCTCGAGGCGCGCTTGGCGGATGAAGCCGGGCAGCGCCTGACGATCTTCCTGGTGCTGGGAGCGCTGCTCCTGGTGGTGGTCTATCTCTACCTGGGGTTCTTCCTGTCGGTGCGCACGGCGATCAACCGGTTTGGCGCGGCGGCCCGACAGGTGGCCGCGGGTGACATGACCGCTCAGATCCAGCTGGATAACCGTGACGAGCTGGGCGCCCTGACCGGCGAATTCAATAACATGACCCGGCACATGGCGGAATTGGTGCGTTCGGTCAGCCGTACTACCGGCGACGTGGATGGCCAGGCGTCCCGGGTGAACGACAGCGCCAGCGCCAACAGCGAGGCGGTGACCCGGCAGATGGCGGAAACCGACCAGATTTCCGACGCCATGCAGCAGATGGTGGACACGGTGCAGGAAGTGGCGGAAAGCGCCCAGCGCGCGTCGGACTCGGCCGGTCACGCCGAGAAGGACGCGGAAACCGGTCGTCAGGTGGTCGCCGAAACCGTCGACACGATCCATACGCTGGCTCATGAAATCCGTGGGGCCGTGGACGTGATCAACCGCGTCAGCCAGGACAGTGACAGCATCAGCCAGGTGCTGGTGGAGATCAAGGCGATTGCCGAGCAAACCAACCTGCTGGCCCTGAACGCCGCCATCGAGGCGGCCCGCGCCGGGGAGCAGGGGCGCGGTTTCGCGGTGGTGGCGGATGAGGTGCGTTCCCTTTCCCAGCGCACGCACCGTTCGACGGAGGACATCGAAGAAATGATTGGTCGCCTGCAGGGCGGTGTGCGTGAGGCGGTGAGCGCCATGACCAACAGTCATGAGGTGACCGACGCCACCGTGGCCAAATCCTCGGAAGTCACCGATGCCCTGGAGAAGATTCTGGCGGGGATTTCCACCATCGTGGATATGAGCCACCAGATCGCCCAGGCGTCCGAAGAGCAGTCGGCGGTGGCTAAGAACATCAACACCAACGTCGAGCAGATCACCGACCTGGGCCATCGTACCGCCGGCAATGCGCAGGAAACGCTGTCGGCGGCGCAGGAAATGTCAGGCCTGACCGGCGAGCTGCGCCGGCTGGTGGCGTCTTTCCGGGTGTGA
- the ampE gene encoding regulatory signaling modulator protein AmpE: MGFVILLVAYVMRRFLDSSPREGAEGWLRRALARFPGVAAGREARAGLGLALLVLLVVAVAVLNIALQRSPVWPLTWLLDLVVLLAMMGVPGWRNPLGAYGEAWRRGDAQAAWHHVNHLLPAPERGLATEPRELHRLLARQFVAVVFERYFLVIFWYVLAGPAGAVGARLAVALRDHWPHPAGRETFARFVFPIAWIPARLLSISFGVAGDLAGWMGGAGRRILSPGMAAADLLFDSANRALSSYSLDPDRFARTHPDEWQDYGERSLRAVRDLMNRSLFVWICALALLAIGGVFT; the protein is encoded by the coding sequence ATGGGCTTTGTCATTCTGCTGGTGGCCTATGTGATGCGGCGGTTTCTCGACAGCTCTCCCCGCGAAGGGGCGGAAGGCTGGCTGCGCCGGGCGCTGGCCCGATTCCCCGGGGTGGCGGCGGGCCGTGAGGCGCGCGCGGGGCTTGGCCTGGCATTGCTGGTTCTGCTGGTGGTCGCGGTGGCTGTGTTGAATATCGCACTGCAACGAAGCCCGGTGTGGCCGCTGACCTGGTTGCTCGACCTGGTCGTGCTGCTGGCTATGATGGGTGTGCCGGGCTGGCGTAATCCGTTGGGGGCCTATGGCGAAGCCTGGCGCCGTGGGGATGCCCAGGCCGCCTGGCACCACGTCAATCATCTGCTTCCAGCGCCGGAGCGCGGGTTGGCGACGGAGCCGCGGGAACTGCATCGACTGCTGGCGCGCCAATTTGTGGCGGTGGTGTTCGAGCGTTATTTCCTGGTGATTTTCTGGTACGTGCTGGCCGGCCCGGCGGGCGCCGTCGGTGCGCGCCTGGCGGTGGCCCTGCGGGATCACTGGCCACATCCGGCCGGCCGTGAAACCTTTGCCCGCTTCGTTTTCCCGATTGCCTGGATTCCGGCGCGCCTGCTCAGCATCAGCTTCGGTGTGGCGGGTGATCTGGCGGGCTGGATGGGCGGTGCCGGACGGCGCATCCTGTCACCCGGTATGGCCGCGGCGGACCTGCTGTTCGATAGCGCCAATCGGGCGTTGTCGAGCTATTCGCTTGACCCGGACCGCTTCGCCCGGACGCACCCGGACGAGTGGCAGGACTACGGTGAGCGCAGCCTGCGCGCGGTACGCGACCTGATGAACCGCAGTCTGTTCGTGTGGATCTGTGCCCTGGCATTGCTGGCCATTGGCGGGGTGTTTACGTAA
- the ampD gene encoding 1,6-anhydro-N-acetylmuramyl-L-alanine amidase AmpD: MDDAGWLVDVEHCPSPNFGPRPPERPISLLVVHNISLPPGRFGGDAIERFFCNQLDAAEHPYFQEIRDLRVSAHALVRRDGTCVQFVSFQDRAWHAGRSCFLGEEECNDFSIGIELEGTDDLPYEAGQYRTLAALAQAIRTRWPAVTPERMTGHCDIAPGRKTDPGPAFDWSHFRRCLADAVPPAGDSC, translated from the coding sequence ATTGACGATGCCGGCTGGCTCGTCGACGTTGAACACTGCCCGTCGCCCAACTTCGGGCCCCGCCCTCCCGAGCGCCCCATCTCGCTTCTGGTGGTCCATAACATCAGCCTGCCGCCGGGCCGGTTTGGTGGAGACGCCATCGAGCGTTTTTTCTGCAACCAGCTGGACGCGGCGGAGCATCCTTATTTCCAGGAAATCCGCGATCTGCGTGTATCGGCCCACGCGCTGGTGCGCCGTGACGGCACCTGCGTGCAGTTCGTGTCCTTTCAGGATCGGGCCTGGCACGCCGGGCGCTCGTGTTTTCTCGGCGAAGAAGAATGTAACGACTTCAGTATCGGCATCGAGCTGGAAGGCACCGATGACTTGCCCTACGAAGCCGGACAATACCGGACGCTGGCGGCTCTTGCCCAGGCGATCCGGACGCGCTGGCCAGCGGTGACGCCTGAGCGCATGACGGGCCACTGCGACATCGCGCCCGGTCGCAAGACGGACCCGGGGCCGGCGTTCGACTGGTCGCATTTCCGGCGGTGCCTGGCGGATGCGGTCCCTCCGGCTGGAGACTCCTGCTAA
- a CDS encoding DUF1631 domain-containing protein — protein sequence MVSDNRVVDLRKASGERSFSLPASLIRLRDYSGQSLRTQLSEFFDSADDALFDLADKAGSNQDQSAYFDAMRELRLRRKAMSLSIQQWVARAFNEMGSFDPRPRSSGLTEIDQEALSLVDHGDHEQQVAIDNLINKLRNRHQELIRMLVHRFQHLVPAAKLEDRHMPLSPEVICSGLQEACNDLDIDIRAKLVVLKLFDKLFIHRLDSLYRDANELLIKQGVLPDMKRPPVGAPMKKRPAPKASASAPQQTDAEELSTRPDGFPPVEGDHQATFSELSALLHTQQGSAQADSSAGAGSDMTTTELMRQLAQLQSRYDVHDAEHGQEETTGGGNLTRQVETMLARKGQAMASLNQVDADVVNLVTMLFDFILEDRQLPQAMKMVIGRLQIPILKVALLDRSFFNRGGHPARKLLNELAMAGIGWTEKAAGQRDPLREKIEAVVDRLVGDFTDNVELFSELLAEFSHFMDLDRRRRELVEQRLRDAEEGRARQERAREAARLVLEPLQSGRQLPEVVHTILGEPWMKVLQFLYLREGEGSDAWTHSVELARELVWSVDPAPVTDETRAQLLRRIPSIVDNLRKSLHSISWDPFASDALIRDLELAHVDILQQLALQSPVAAPVDTPEPPVDASVAEAVAEFQAPQVSEPTEPAPVAEAANTPEAPRAPVAPAAEETVGTEHADVDPRWQDMAQKLRVGSWVELLNDGQKSRCKLAAVIKATGKFIFVNRNGAKVKEYTLEDVAQALSTGEVSMLDDGLIFDRALESIIDNLRHNRRD from the coding sequence ATGGTCAGTGACAATCGCGTTGTGGATCTGCGCAAGGCATCCGGAGAACGTTCGTTCTCGTTGCCTGCATCGCTGATCCGGCTGCGTGACTATTCCGGGCAGTCCCTGCGCACGCAACTCTCGGAATTCTTCGACAGTGCCGACGATGCCCTGTTCGACCTGGCCGACAAGGCCGGTTCCAATCAGGATCAATCCGCCTACTTCGATGCCATGCGCGAACTGCGCCTGCGCCGCAAGGCGATGTCCCTGTCAATCCAGCAGTGGGTGGCCCGGGCTTTCAATGAAATGGGCTCGTTCGATCCGCGCCCCCGCTCCTCCGGCCTCACGGAAATTGATCAGGAGGCTCTCAGTCTGGTCGATCACGGTGATCACGAGCAGCAAGTGGCCATCGACAACCTGATCAACAAGCTGCGTAACCGGCACCAGGAGCTGATCCGCATGCTGGTACACCGTTTCCAGCACTTGGTCCCCGCGGCAAAGCTTGAAGACCGGCATATGCCGCTCAGTCCGGAAGTGATCTGCAGCGGTCTGCAGGAAGCCTGCAACGATCTCGATATCGATATCCGCGCCAAGCTGGTGGTGCTCAAGCTGTTCGACAAGCTGTTTATTCATCGGCTCGACAGTCTTTACCGCGATGCCAACGAGCTGCTGATCAAGCAGGGCGTGTTGCCGGACATGAAGCGCCCGCCGGTGGGCGCACCGATGAAGAAACGACCGGCGCCCAAGGCCTCGGCGTCGGCTCCGCAACAGACCGACGCCGAAGAGCTCTCCACCCGGCCGGATGGTTTTCCTCCCGTCGAGGGCGACCATCAGGCGACGTTTTCCGAGCTGTCGGCCCTGCTGCACACCCAGCAGGGCAGTGCCCAGGCTGACAGTAGCGCCGGTGCGGGCTCGGATATGACGACGACGGAGCTGATGCGCCAACTGGCGCAGCTCCAGAGCCGGTATGACGTCCACGATGCGGAGCACGGCCAGGAAGAAACCACCGGCGGAGGCAATCTGACCCGGCAGGTGGAAACGATGCTCGCCCGCAAGGGGCAGGCCATGGCGTCGTTGAACCAGGTGGACGCCGATGTGGTCAACCTGGTGACCATGCTGTTCGATTTCATCCTCGAAGACCGGCAACTGCCGCAGGCGATGAAGATGGTGATCGGACGCCTGCAGATCCCGATCCTCAAGGTGGCACTGCTGGACCGGAGCTTCTTCAACCGGGGCGGCCACCCGGCGCGTAAGTTGCTCAACGAGCTGGCCATGGCGGGCATCGGCTGGACCGAGAAAGCGGCCGGCCAGCGTGATCCGCTGCGTGAAAAGATCGAGGCGGTGGTGGATCGTCTTGTCGGTGACTTTACCGACAATGTCGAACTGTTCTCCGAGCTGCTGGCGGAATTCAGTCACTTCATGGATCTTGACCGGCGCCGCCGAGAGCTGGTCGAGCAGCGGCTGCGTGACGCCGAGGAAGGCCGCGCCCGGCAGGAGCGCGCCCGTGAGGCGGCCCGCCTGGTGCTGGAGCCGCTGCAGTCCGGTCGCCAGCTTCCTGAAGTAGTTCATACCATCCTGGGCGAGCCCTGGATGAAAGTGCTGCAGTTCCTCTACTTGCGCGAAGGTGAGGGCAGCGATGCCTGGACCCATTCGGTCGAGCTGGCCCGGGAACTGGTGTGGAGTGTTGATCCTGCTCCGGTGACCGATGAAACCCGCGCCCAACTGCTGCGTCGCATCCCGTCCATCGTGGACAACCTGCGCAAATCCCTGCATTCCATTTCCTGGGACCCGTTCGCCAGCGATGCCCTGATTCGGGATCTGGAGCTGGCCCATGTGGATATCCTGCAGCAGCTGGCGTTGCAGTCTCCGGTAGCGGCTCCGGTCGACACGCCGGAACCGCCGGTTGATGCGTCAGTGGCTGAGGCTGTCGCCGAGTTCCAGGCGCCTCAGGTCAGCGAGCCGACGGAGCCGGCACCGGTTGCCGAGGCCGCGAATACCCCGGAGGCGCCTCGGGCGCCGGTTGCTCCGGCAGCGGAAGAAACAGTCGGGACCGAGCATGCCGATGTTGATCCACGCTGGCAGGACATGGCTCAGAAGCTGCGGGTGGGTTCCTGGGTGGAGTTGCTCAACGACGGCCAGAAGAGCCGCTGTAAGCTGGCCGCGGTGATCAAGGCGACCGGCAAGTTCATTTTCGTTAACCGCAATGGTGCGAAGGTCAAGGAATACACCCTGGAAGATGTGGCCCAGGCGCTTTCCACGGGAGAAGTCAGCATGCTCGATGATGGCCTGATCTTCGACCGGGCGCTGGAATCGATCATCGACAACCTGCGCCATAACCGCCGGGACTGA